In one Leptospira mayottensis 200901116 genomic region, the following are encoded:
- the asd gene encoding aspartate-semialdehyde dehydrogenase — translation MSRVKVAVLGATGSVGQRFIQLLDHHPYFEVTHLCASENSAGKTYGDVMKTRWKISSDIPAYVKNMVITTPDPAKMKDVVLAFSGLDSSIAGKVETNYANAGIHIISNSKNHRMDPTVPILSAEVNSSHLDVLTSQKTKGKIITNSNCTIMGVTISLKPLFDRFGIESVMLFSMQAISGAGYPGVPTMDILGNVVPHIGGEEEKAELEPLKCLGKVENGKILHADFPISAHCNRVPVFDGHTVCVSVKFKKRPSKEEILSAWKEFSGEPQKLGLPLAPNPVIFYREEEDRPQPRLDLDTGKGMTTVIGRLRPDPIFDWKYVVLSHNTIRGAAGAALLNAELLYKKNFLG, via the coding sequence ATGAGCAGGGTTAAAGTTGCCGTTTTAGGAGCCACCGGTTCCGTAGGTCAGCGGTTTATTCAATTGCTGGATCATCATCCGTACTTCGAGGTTACACACCTTTGCGCTTCCGAGAACAGCGCGGGAAAAACGTACGGTGATGTGATGAAGACGAGATGGAAAATCTCTTCCGATATCCCTGCTTATGTGAAGAATATGGTGATTACCACTCCCGATCCCGCTAAAATGAAGGATGTCGTATTAGCATTTTCCGGTTTGGATTCAAGCATTGCCGGTAAAGTGGAAACGAATTATGCGAACGCAGGAATCCATATCATTTCAAATTCTAAAAATCATAGGATGGACCCCACGGTTCCTATTCTCTCCGCGGAAGTGAATTCTTCCCATTTGGATGTTTTAACTTCTCAGAAAACGAAAGGCAAGATTATCACTAACTCAAATTGTACGATTATGGGGGTTACGATTTCTCTTAAACCTCTTTTTGATCGTTTCGGTATCGAGTCCGTTATGCTCTTTTCTATGCAGGCGATCAGCGGCGCGGGTTATCCGGGTGTTCCTACGATGGATATTTTAGGAAACGTGGTTCCGCATATTGGAGGGGAAGAAGAAAAGGCGGAACTTGAGCCTTTGAAATGTCTCGGAAAAGTTGAAAACGGAAAAATTCTACACGCCGATTTCCCAATTTCCGCGCATTGCAATCGGGTCCCGGTTTTCGATGGCCATACGGTTTGTGTTTCCGTAAAATTTAAAAAGAGACCTTCTAAGGAAGAAATTCTTTCTGCTTGGAAAGAATTTTCAGGGGAGCCCCAGAAGTTAGGTCTTCCTTTAGCTCCGAATCCGGTTATTTTTTATAGAGAAGAAGAGGATCGGCCGCAACCTAGATTGGATTTGGATACCGGCAAAGGAATGACTACGGTGATAGGTCGCCTCAGACCCGATCCGATTTTCGATTGGAAATATGTCGTTTTAAGTCACAATACAATTCGAGGAGCGGCGGGGGCTGCGTTATTAAATGCAGAACTTCTTTACAAAAAAAATTTCTTGGGATAA
- a CDS encoding MBOAT family O-acyltransferase, which translates to MNFTTPQYFLFFAIVWCVRWIFAAVYPKKNSFVLGFLLLVSYYFYFSWDYRFGALILFTTVLDYSVGRALGFQRNLRKRKALLFLSLLGNLSVLGFFKYFHFFINSFLTLFHSLGWQISAPTLKVILPVGISFYTFQSLSYSIDVYRQRIQPEKNFFHYALFLSFFPQLVAGPIISAKILLPALRNMFSWDNVPLREGIWLILLGFVKKAVIADRISVISDFAYQFPESISTFFAWLGVISYSIQIYCDFSGYTDIAIGSALLLGVRLPENFKLPYTATSFSDFWRRWHISLSGWLREYLYIPLGGNRIADFTTYRNLLITMLFGGLWHGASWNFVIWGFLHGILLASERWFQDSVSFPWKEDSMFRRGIKFLYQIFVILSVCLVWVFFRSKTFSGSIELFKTLFLFREGIEPTYTMQSHFLTILLFMALATWIGKKEELSEAFSRFRENLHWSLFAFLSALGFIVGVVLTAETKPFLYFVF; encoded by the coding sequence ATGAATTTTACGACTCCACAATATTTTCTTTTTTTTGCAATCGTTTGGTGTGTTCGATGGATTTTTGCCGCGGTTTACCCAAAGAAAAATTCATTTGTTCTTGGCTTTTTACTTTTGGTTAGTTATTACTTTTATTTTTCTTGGGACTACCGTTTCGGGGCTTTGATTCTTTTTACTACAGTTTTGGATTATTCTGTCGGAAGAGCTTTGGGTTTTCAGAGAAATCTTCGTAAAAGAAAAGCTCTTCTTTTTCTTTCATTATTGGGAAATCTTTCCGTTCTTGGATTCTTTAAATACTTTCATTTTTTTATAAATTCATTTTTGACTCTTTTTCATTCTCTCGGTTGGCAAATTTCTGCGCCGACTTTAAAGGTCATTTTGCCTGTTGGAATTTCGTTTTATACATTCCAATCTCTTAGCTATTCGATCGATGTTTATAGACAACGCATTCAACCAGAAAAGAACTTTTTCCATTATGCTTTATTTTTGTCCTTCTTTCCTCAACTCGTTGCGGGTCCGATCATTTCCGCAAAAATCCTTTTGCCTGCATTACGTAACATGTTTAGCTGGGATAATGTTCCTCTTCGGGAAGGGATTTGGCTGATTCTTTTAGGTTTTGTGAAAAAGGCAGTGATCGCAGACCGAATCTCGGTAATTTCTGATTTCGCTTATCAATTTCCGGAGTCAATTTCAACTTTTTTTGCGTGGTTGGGAGTTATTTCTTATTCGATCCAAATTTACTGTGATTTTTCCGGTTATACGGACATTGCCATCGGTTCCGCACTTCTTTTAGGAGTTCGTTTACCCGAAAATTTCAAACTTCCTTATACCGCTACGAGTTTTTCCGATTTCTGGAGAAGATGGCATATTTCTCTCTCCGGTTGGCTTCGAGAATACCTTTATATTCCTCTTGGAGGGAATCGGATTGCTGATTTTACCACGTACCGGAACCTTTTGATTACTATGCTTTTCGGCGGGCTTTGGCACGGTGCGAGTTGGAATTTTGTGATCTGGGGTTTTTTACATGGGATTTTGTTGGCTTCGGAACGATGGTTTCAGGATTCGGTGAGTTTTCCCTGGAAGGAAGATTCTATGTTTCGTCGTGGAATAAAATTCTTGTATCAAATTTTTGTAATTCTTTCTGTTTGTTTGGTTTGGGTTTTTTTTCGTTCAAAAACGTTTTCTGGGTCGATTGAACTTTTCAAAACTTTGTTTTTGTTTCGTGAAGGTATCGAACCGACTTATACGATGCAGAGTCATTTTTTAACGATTCTTCTTTTTATGGCTTTGGCCACTTGGATCGGTAAAAAAGAGGAGCTTTCTGAGGCATTTTCCCGTTTTAGGGAAAATCTTCACTGGAGTCTTTTTGCTTTTTTAAGCGCCTTGGGTTTTATTGTGGGTGTTGTTTTGACCGCAGAAACGAAGCCCTTTCTTTATTTCGTTTTTTGA